Part of the Falco biarmicus isolate bFalBia1 chromosome 4, bFalBia1.pri, whole genome shotgun sequence genome, ACTAATAATAGCCTGTTAGTTATGATAGGCAAGTGCCATTATAAGATGTTTGTTTCAGGAGAGTAACAGGTACTATTTTTCACATTAGTCTGTTCTCAGTCCCCCATAAAAcccatgtttcttttttcagtagctgtgtttttcttcagctctCACAAGCAGGAAAGCACCATCACTTAGCCCATTTCATAAATGATAAACCCAAACACTGGCAGCAACGTAGCTTAACCCCTAAGTCACCTAAGAACCTGCACAAAGGCAGGAGCCGGGTTTCCAGCATCATGCTGGAGCTGCCAGGCTCCTTCAGCGCTGCCGCCCACCCGCCGGGGCAAGGCTCTGCAGTACAGTCGTGGTCCGGGACCGCTTTTGGTGGTTGGGCTGCTTTACATGAAATTAAAGCTTTAGTGTGAGGGGAAATTTAGTATATTTctttaagatttattttctttctatagaGTTACTATCTGTAATGGTGATACTGCCAAAAACCCTTgctataatatttttctgtgtgtttgagCCTTACATTTCGACTTGCAACAACAGGATCAGTACAAGATGCTTTTTCTCAGCTGCCTGAAGACGTAACGCATTTTTACAGTTGcctaaaaacatttcagataaaACAGTTGGTCCTCTGAAATACTTCTTGGTGGCAAAAGGCCCAAAcggtgttcttttttttatttttaaaaataccaggtTGAAAAAATTGTCGATAAGCTGATAAAAAGCAGGGAGGATCGGGGCTAAATTTACCTGGGGCACACAGATATACCCACCCTGAAATGTAGCCTAGtgctaacaggaaaaaaattagatcCATTAGCGGTGAAGGTGGAGCGAGGTTATAAGAAGAAAGTAGTTATACCACaccatttttttatatttgttttcaagTAAATCTTTGCCACTGAAAGTGCTCAGTGGTCACAACTCCAGTGTAAATGTGAGCTCAACATCATTGTGGTTTTGAGAATCCAAGTCCCAAACTGCAATAACTGCCTGGCTCTTACTTGGGTACCAAATTCATGGGCCACTTCTCAAAATGCTGGCCACCAGATTtaaccttttgttttcctgaagtgtTATAGTTCCTTGCATTGTACCATCATTCAAGAAATACTAAAAGCTGACAGATCTATTCGTAGCTAGTGCAGTTGATGCATGTGTTTGTGTTGCTAACACTagagggacagggcagaaaatcctttgcaattaaaaatggTCAAGTAGTATTTTGTAAttcatattttgtttaatattttaacagtgggccacattttgctttcatttatacctacacagaaataattattcCCTCAGTAATTCCAGAGAGAGTAGTTTGTCCTGAAATGTTGGCAGGGGCAGGTTCTGCAGTGCCTTCTGACCCTGGTCCACCCTTAACATGACCATTCCGCCCCTAAACCAAGTTTTGGGGTTGTGGTGCTCTGCTGGGCACAGCCTTCATTTTGCACAGCAAACGATTAGGAAATCCAGGTGCTGCCAGGGAGCAGTAGTGAACCCCAGCCATTCCCCCCCAAAACCATGGGAGGCTTTTATAAACGAGGGCTGTGGGGTTTGGGGCAGAGGGATCAATTCATGGCCCATCCTAAATGGGCTAGATAACAATGCTATCACAGCCCACAAAGAGATGAAGCAATGGACACATagtggggtttgggggttggtttttggttgctgggggttttttttggttttgggcttttttggggctttttttgtcctctgtCATCAGGCTACGTGGCTTGGATTTGGGGCATTACAGTGTTACTCCCGCCTGCCTGCAGTAACTCCCCCTTATGTGGTAACTCCTTATTTCCCTCGATATCCTCAGCTTCATCTCTAAAATGGGGTTTTACTGCTTGAGCCAAGCTGGGCATTTATTCGCTCTGTCGCAGGACTTGCTGCTTGAAAACTGATTTACTGGGCATTAAGCATCACAAACAGCAAATGGGGAACTAAACCCAAAATAAATTCCCAAACGGATGCAGCCCTTTGGAGCTCCCAGCTGTTatactgttgatttttttacagtttctgaAGGTTTATATTAAACTAAATTGGCTTGGGAAATAAGACTGAGAAATTTCCTCCTCCTAATACTTAGTGTCCTTGTCCAGGTGCCATTGCCAAAGCAGCTGGAGTGAGAGACCAGACTGACCCGGATAAAACAACTTGGAATAAAGACTATTCAAGTTTTGCTTACAACTGTTTCAGCAGATGTTTTCTGCAGAACCCAGGTGGTATATACGACTCTTTGGGAACAAAGCTTGCAATACACACTTTTGTAAGTGTGGTGAAAATGGCTGGCATGGGAAAAGTCAGTGCTAAGTGTTTCCATCAGGTATCAAACAATCCCGCTGCCATCTGTCTGCCAAGTGGATTTGAGGCTCCAGTTTGTTGTGGGAGTATTTTCTCAGAGGCATCAATAACCTTGTCTTTCTAGTTTGTCAGCAAACTGTTCTGCTTCCACGTTGTCCTTCTGCTGCCAGATTCTGCAGGAACATGCTGTGCTTTATcttatctttcttttcacaCACATGCTCCCTTATTCTTCTCTTGTCCATGAGAAATGTATTGGTTTCCATGTACACAGCTTCATTTTTTAGGctaaggaaacagaaataaaataaagctctCTCGTTAAGTTGTGTGCAGCACTTCCATGGCTAACAAGATGCTCACCGAACAGAACAGCTGCTCTGGTACATCAAACGCCTTGGCTTGATGGTTTCAAACTACCTCTGTTTCAGAACATAGTCAAGTTGGTATTGTACCTGATCAGCATATAAATGATATCTTTCCCCAAGATTCATCTCTCTCCATGATGTATTCCTTAATTACAGTGACCTTGGAGCTCACTGAAATGTTGTTTCGGGTCTCTCTCCCCACTGTTCATGTGGCAGGAGGATAAGCCTTCCCCCTCTCTCTGCCAGAGGTTTAAGAAACGCATCATTCATCCTAGTACGGGGTGTGAAGAGCATGTCTCACCTCTAAAAGGGCTGGGTGGGGTTAAACCTGCATATACACAACTTCAGTTCTTCCTTGATTTTTGtgaaattgttttccttcccttttaatCACATCAGATATTTTGCTGCaaactttttttataaagcagcTACAGGTAAGTCACCTTCTTGTGGAACACATCCATGAGAGACCactttgttttggggttttgtttggtttttacaGCTAAAGGCACAGGGAAAGAACAAAGCCTTTCTCTTTGCTAACATGCAGCTGCCCTGCCTTCCAGTGGTTGATACACGTGCTCAAAAGGCACATCtttgcagctcccagcaggatTTCTTTCAGGTGAGTTGCTCCTGCCTGTAACTCTTAGCAACCTTCCCCTGGCAGCTAAATCCCAGTCCTACCCTGCTCCCCCATCCCATGTTTATTACAATAGTCCTGTAGTATCAGCAATGTCTGGGACCTCTTTGAATGCAAGGTGGACTCCACTATCGTTAGTTCAAATTTTCATTTGTCCTTGCCCTTTCTGTGTCTATTACCTGGTTTCTTTCAAATCTCCCATCTTCCAAACTTGTAAAGCTCCTTCTCGGCTCTGCTTGTCTGCAGCTGTAACATCGCAACTGTAACAACCTGGGAAACCTGGTTGATGTATTGTCTAACACATAGCAAGTAAGTTTTTCAGTATCCCATAAGGGGGAGGGGAGAGTCATTAAAAGGGAAGTAACATTTCCATTGCACCTGTTTCATACAGCCCTGTCTCTTCCTAAAGGATAAAcgcaggaaagagaaggaactTGGTACTTCCATCCAAGCCCTCGCatggagaacagcagcaaatgACAAGTGCAATGAGCAACTCTCCTCTCCCCGAGAGCTCTTTGAGCACACTGCTCTCTACACTGGGTTCAAGGCCAGGCTAGTGCAGCTGGGACACGGAAGGACAAAGGAAAGTATAATACAGTGCTTTATAATCTCCAACTCAAGCTGCCAGGCGCAAACTACCgctacagcagaagcagccaaagcagcagtgctgccgCAGCTGCCAGGTACTCCCAGGGAATATACAGCAGGACCTGTGAAGCCCTGCTCTGATCCGCGTGCTCCCACCCAGCAGCCTCTTGAGCCATcgcaggaggagggaggcagctcAGTAAGAGATCACACCAGTAGTTtgactgcagcagagctggcttcCTAGTACTGCTCAAGGCACAGCTCCCAGTAATCCTAGAAGCAGAAATCCCTCTCAggtaattaaaagaaatgaaaaatcccTGTTAAGTAAAGTTATATAAGAGACGGAAAGAGCATGAGCAAATGCCTTAAGTACTACTCCTCTGTAAGGAGCAAGAACAAGGCTGTAATATTCCTGCAGCTCAGAGGTCCCTCGTGCCTCAACAAAGTCAATTCAGACACTTCAGCGCTCAAAGCGAGCAGCTTAATCTCAAGCATGGGCTTGCAGCAGGGTGACAACAGGTCTCCCACCGCCACTCCAGGGATTTCCACCAACCGTACAAACAGAGACCAGCTCAAGCTTCCAACCCCTTTCCCCAACCTGAAATAAATGCGCTCAGTAATCACcattagaatttatttttaactgtgcagtttttaaaattctacaGTAATGATGAAGTCATAAGCTACTACGTTCTTTAAGTGTggaaacagttttcaaaaaagaCCATGCGCTACAAGTGAGGAACAGCCCATTGACTCTTCAGCTGGAATATACaaacattttcaataaataCTGATCACTTTAACACTTAATGGAATGACATGTTCAGATTTCTACAGAGTTCACTATGGAAACAGCATGGTAAGTTACATAAAAGCTTCAACTTTAAGGATCCTTGCCTTTTTGTTAAACTAATTACTTTgttagaaaagagaaatgcaagAACATTTGAAATGGAGTGTCACCTGGACAACTTCTTCCCTCCCTGTTGTTGGTAAGCTCCTGTTATCAAGATTATTCCATCAGAGCCAGCAGTTaagttaaaatatatatatataaaagaatcCCCCACACCACTTTTGGTTGTTACAGGCAAATATCTTCATGAATTTGAAATGGATTTTCAAGAACTGCATCTTGACATTTATTGCTTTTACTTGTAAACCTGAAATCCAGTTTATTCCTTTGAAGGGTGTCAGAAGTACAGAGTCAGTGAGATGCATGTTTTACTTATACCTTTGCATTCTggttcagaagaaagaaaaagataaccCACGCTCGAGAACACACATACACCTCCATCTACAAAACAACCTATACAGACTAAAGCAGAACAAGGTAAGTCCTAAAGTAGCAGTATTCAAAAACATCAATAGGGTAGAAACCTAGATCATCCAACATAtctgaaaactttttatttctcccatGCTTGGCCACAGTACACTAGTATGCAGGAAGTTTGACTCTCCCGCAGAGAGGAGCAGTTCCTCTATATCAAGATTTTAAAGAGACCAAAGGTGCTTTTTACTGGAACTGACAGAGGCACAGTGCCAGGTATATTCTTCATGCTTAGATCTATTTAGACTGTTTCCCGACTGCTAAAGGAGGAATGTGAGGTGAGGACAGGAACTCATATTTGTTACAAGTATTGCACAGTTTTACTGCTTGCCAATTAAGCTATCAAACGTGGTCTCAATACAGACCACTTGAGTAAGGGATGTGGAGGATGCAAGAGATACCTACTTTTGATACATTCCAGCTCACCTTGAACGATGCCAGCCTGAGGGTGCTACCCAGCATAAACTGCTAAACTGCCACCTTGTAGAGCTGAGATGAAAGGTGTGTTACTTTTAATAGACAAATTTGCTACAAGACAGTTTAAGAGATTGCATTCCAAAGGTTTCCATCTCTTCCTCCTCTACCCCCCCCAGAAGAAGAGACAAGCAAACACGTTTAAGTTAGTATGTATTTGTGTAAACACCAGAACATTTTGCTATACAATAGAAAAAGTTGCTGCTCTTATGTTCTCAGAGGAGCCCTGAAGATGCTTGGAATACCTGTATCCTGCAACTATTAATCTGTACCACGTGCATTTCCTGTTTTGTACACAAACTGAAAGCAAGCTTGAACAATAGTAAATAGCAACTACACTCCTGCAACAGGTAAAAATGCTGTGTTGCAGCTGCTTACTCCTTCACTTTAGATATGTAGTCAGCCAGTTTGTTGATACTATCCTCTTGCTGTTCTAGAGCATCCAGTATGATGCCCATTGGGGTCTTCTTCAAGCCTATTCCTTCCATTTTGTTCTCCAGCTTGTTCTTTATGTTTCGGAGTCTCAGAGAAGCATGGACAAACATCACTGCATGACAGAAACACACTTATTAATTGTTAATGCCCAAAGAATGCATAGTTTTTGCAGCATTCATCTTAAGATACACTCTAATGTCATGACATCACTGGAAGAAGTCTTAATGACTGCCTAAGTAACCACAGGTACCCATTTAATAATAACGTTAAAGAGGGCTTGTGCTGTTTTGTGCCCCCTTCcccacagttttgttttgggatCATTTAAATAGATAGTAAAGGCAACCACCAGTTCAGACTCTGCAGACTTATCTGACAAAGCTCAAGTCACATGGCCCTAGCCTcccagaggagaggaaaaatacttACGGAGGAGAGGAAGCGTGATCCCAAACATGAACACCATGACATCTCCCAGATAGGAAATCAGGAAGTAGCTAGACAGCATGATGACCACTACAAATGTGGTTGGGTACTGCTTCTTCAGTCTGCGGAGTATATCCTTGTTGTGTGATACCCACACAAACCCCATGaacaccagcaccaccacagtACCGCCAATAAGCATATTCAGGGGACTCAGAAATCtggagagaaggggggagagaaaaaaaaagtgcaccCCATTTAAGAGCCTTCATGACTTGTGTCCATATAGCAAACATCTAGCTCACTGGTAACTCATTACTAGGAAGGTAAGGCATTAAAAACTCAGTTGTTGCTGTCAAGACCTTTATCAACCTCAGATTTTTAGGCAGAAGCTAAATAAAGCAGCAAGTACAACTGAACAAGCAACCCTTAGCAGTGAATTCAGGTAATCATTGTCTTTACAGTCTCTTCCTGAGCATAGCTTGGGATAATGAGAATTCCTGCAGCACCTCATCAACAGAAGTACTTACCACTAGGACCCTTACCTGTACTTTCATTCGATATCAAACCCAGAGTTAGAAAATCCCAAGAGCAGATGGAGATAACTAGTTGCTCAAGGGATTGCTCTTTTCCCTACGCACGACCAAACCAGGCTCAGTCTAGGCCTTCAGATGAACTAGCTTTTCTTATTATCTTGTCTAGGTTTGCAAAATGGGTAAGGTAGGAAAACCTTGAGTAAAGCAAGTTATTTCACTATTTCTTATTTAACTTTTCTATTGGTTTACACCcaaatataataattttatgtaCCTGCAGAAGGAGCTTACCACCATCAGCACAACAGATGGAAGCCCAGGCTCAAGGAAGCATGCCTTGAGAGTCAGAAGGAACCAGAGTATGGGATAAAGGTCTTGTAGGAAGAAGAGCCAGGCCTGGCAAGAGTCACTGCTGAGGTTTGTGTTCTATTACTGTTATCAGAGTTACCAAGCAAACCAAGCCATCAAGTGGATCAGCTTTGGACTATAAACAGTAAGTCCCTTTTTTGGACCAGGGCAAGAACATCACCTGCTCAAACCACCTTCCCAAGTATTTAGAGCTTGTTTAGAGTCAGACTTTCAGCAATAAAATTTGCTTGGTTTGTTTCTGTACATGCACAAAGTCCAGGCTCTCTTATATTTCACTTGTATAGCAATAAGTTATGTCACTTCATGTACATTCTGATTTACTTGCTTGTACGTGCACTGATCTAATTACAGCAGCTGAGGGCTGAGCTGTTACAACCAACAGCAGCATAACTGCCATGATAAAGCCAGAGGTAGTCAAGATTTCTTCTCGTAGGCTTTGCAGTCAGTCTTACTGTTCCAAAGCTAACAGGCACAATGACTCACCACTCCACCCCACTGCTGAGGAGGATGCTATGGTTTGTGGTCTGTGCTTCACatccagcacaggcagaagaaaTTTGTTGCTGGACTGGTATGCCAACACTCTACCTGTAGTGCCAGAGAGTATTTTCCTAGAGCAGGAAGAACCCCCAAGAATTACTTCAGAGCAGACACTGGCTCTTGACTCTTTCAAGTCAGTTGTGCCAACAAGAGACGGGACAACTGGatgaaaagagattaaaattcAGACCAGTTCCCCACCTGCTTCTGCTACTCATGCTGAAAAGCCAACAGGGCTTTTTGGAAGTGGTGATAGGGCAGACTTGCTTGTTGCATCTGAGTCACTCCCTGTAGCCAGCCAGAATATATTTAGCTCTGAATTGTCAATCTAAAGTTTCCAGGCTGGAAAATGTGAACAGCATTGCTCTGGAaggaaatcagtttaatttgtgctcctttgcagcaggagaagggtGACTGGACTGCACTAGTGACTGGCTTGCATAGGAACTACTGAACACAGGAGATTCTTAAAAGTAGAAGTTACCTCCACATCACAGCTATCTTGCAGCAGAAATGACCAAACTTACTCAGACACCTCAGAGCAACCAATTTTTTGTCACCACAAATCTATGGACAAGATACTCCTGCAATTAACAAAGGGCTAGGCAGAGCTTTGCTCTACATTTTTCATGTGTCTAATAAATACTCTCAAAGCTCTATCTTCCCTACCCTTCCCTCTACTTTCATTACAACCTCAGAAACCGGTACAGAAGAGCAGTGCCTCCATATTTATGAGGAAAAGACCAAAGACTTCTCTGCTCTATAGCACTTTCTGGTATTACACAGGTTCTGTGTAACTGACTAGCTGTAAGGGATAtgaaggggcgggggggggggggggggcggggggggagcagaaaagcattcaaaagatcccacttccctggggaaaGTTATTTGAATTACATGTTTTCTGAAGTGGGCTGCATTCCAACGCGTACAAGGAAACAGTGAACATAAGTATCACATGAAGTCACTCAGAGCCACATGAAAACAGATGGGGATAGCAGTTGCTACTAAAAACTGGTATTCAAATTATCAGCCATGTGTCCACAGACTTCAGTACTCTTGATTACAGTACTGGATAGAGTGTCATATGCCAAGCTCCCCTTTATTGCTTGACTCGCCCACAGCACTATCTAAAGACTCTCTGAGAAATCTGTACATAGAAGCTTCTTTTCCAGCCAAGCCATTTTTCAGGAAGGCAGACCTCCATTATCCAGTTTTGCTTAGATCTGTTGGCACACTGCTCTCGCTAACACAATAGCTAAagactaaaaaggaaaaaacacagacaTGTTATTTTAGAACACTagtgtttgggaaaaaaaaaaaaaaaaaaaaaaaagggctgtaTGACAGCCCTAGAAGTCACGTTATAGTTGGAACCACTAACATTGATATTGATCTTATTTACATAAAGATCAGAACACAATATGCCAAATTCATGCTCAGGCTGGAAATCTTTCAAAGCTGCGGAGACAAGGTAAGTGACCAGCCATTAAGTATGTTACAAGATACTTTCTAAATATAATTCCCTTTAGCAGGGATTTATGAGACTTCTCAAATACCTAAAAATGTAATGCACAGAACTATTAGCATGGCAGCAGTGAGGTAACTTGAGTTTACACTGCTCAGATGACTTAGGGGAAGAAAAACTCTTTTGGGGGTTGGAGAAGAAAACCACTGACTTTCGCAACCCTGAAAGGAGTCAGTACAGCAGGACTACATAGCACTTTGGGAGTGCTAGTCACCCAGAGCACCTTAACCAGATTATGTCCTTCATTGCTCTCTGTGATGAACAAGGTATAACTCTGGTAGGATGCTGCGACCTTCACTACAGCTGGGACAAACTGGCAAGAAAAAGCTGTCACCTAGATTCAGTTCCAGCAGTGTTGTAGGCTGACATGCAATCACACTCCTACCACCCTTCAGAGACCAGGTTTCCTTCAACATCTGCTTTGATACAAAGTAAAGagatgggaaaaataaagaacattaaacatcctgccttgctgcaggaCACAGGCATTGTCCTGTGCCACATGTCCCCACTGGACACTATCTGTGGAAGTAGTATCAGAATACAGCTGagatgccagcagctgggggtgcAGTTCTGTGGGAAGTAGTACTGGCAGCTACCTCtgggcagaaaaagcagaatatgttttatatatatatatgtatttttttttttaccagattCACATTTCTTTGgtataaaaatgacatttctttttcatgcatCACAAGAAAGGAAAGCCCAAAGAGCTCTGCTTCCAGTGACTTACTACATCACCTCTTCTTGTCAGGTTATTTCCTATCTGCAGTTGTGCGCAGCCTTATAGCAGAAGTGAGCGGTTACTGAGAGAATATACAGCTAAAGcgtaagggaaaaaaaaagggcaagatGCATCCTTTGTGTGAGACAAGAAGCTTCTAGCAGCATGAGCCCAGAAATAGGATAGccacataaaaagcaaaagcaagctAGCTTCATCCTTAAGTCATCTCCATTTTAGATGACTGTCTCAGAGTGATTATTCAGCAGTTGCTGTCacatctgtttcttctgcacGTGACCAGGCAAGCCTGAACAAAGGCACTAAGCATCAGACTTGCAGTCAttgagaacatttttttacttgaaGCAGCTCAGTTAGGCCATTACATACAATAAGCATGAAAATTCCCTTTTAGAAGACCTTCTGCTCCATCATGTTCCAAGTGGTGGGCAGGTTAGaacttttaaatgcttccttcCTCATTTGTATTGATTTAAATAACTTCAAAGTTCTGAGTCTCCTCTTCCCATACTTCCAGCTTCACTGAGTTTATACAGATGTAGCTAGAAGCAGCACTTAAAAACTATATATGGCATGTTGTCCCAGGTGACAGCCCTCAGCATCCGCAGATTTAATGATGCTTCTTTACTTACTATTGCTCACTTACATTGCTTTGAGAACAGGAAACAGATTCATTTCTTCAGAATTGCCAGACCTTTATGAAGCTATGTATTAACATTGCTTTAAAACATATGTTGCATCATAATGTGTTTTGCATGCTCGTGCTTAATCTTTCATTAGGCATTAGAGAAACTAAGCATTTTGCTGCTCCGAAGTCTTCATGTTGGCAAGGCAATCACTGCAAGCACGTCAGCTAGGGTAGTggtctggggggggggagaaagaaaactcaaaacaaCCACACACATTGATTGCTGGGGTTGTGCAGATGGGCAGTAGGTGTTTTAAAGAAGAAGTGATAAAGGAAAGAGACATCAAACCTCAAGCTGCAGGGAAGACATTATGCCCAAAGAGGCTGAAGACTCTCTTAGACGTGGCACTCTGAAATCCAGTACAGCTTTTAATACTGTTAGATTTAGAAACCAATTTTTAGCAAGCACATGGCAACAAAGGCCTAGAAGAAATTAGTTCAGTTTAAGTAGTTAAGTTTGAACTGCAAGACAGAGAAGCCTTGTTGGAGTAGGtgaaaatacagacaaattCCACTTATTAAACAAACTTGATTGTTTGAGGGGAGTTGCAAGCTGTTGTGGGAGGCActgattttaataataaatatctgTACAGCACTCAACGGCAGGACCTTGGCTCAGAGTAAGAACAGGCAGTCCAGTTCCTATACAACTGGGAGAAAGGGCACAATTTCATTTAGTGAAGATCTTCATTTTCATCAGCAGTCTACTGCAACACACTttggccggggggggggggggggggggtgggttggcggcagggctgggcaaGCACACTAGTCCAGATTAATTCTTAAAGGAAtttgcagagcagggagggtggAAGATAACAAGGCTGCTACCACCTGCCTGCATTAGAAGAGCAGCACTAACTCAGTAGTTTTAGTTTCTTGTTCactgatttattattttctatctAGTCCCATAGGCTGAAAGTAAAACTAGTTTATTGCAAAGCAGAGATCATTTACATGTAAGAGTAGCTATCAGAGAAGgcaaatggaagaagaaaggcGAGGAAATGATGATGTAGAGACCATTACAATTCCACTATGTTCACAGTAATATTATTCCAGTACCTTGTagtgagatggtaaaagactgGAGAGGTCAACCTTGTTGAACAAGAGCCAGTAAACTGAAGCCATGGCAATAAGCACTGTACTTCCTGTATCAAGAAAGCTCTAGGCTACAATTTCCATGTCAGCTCAGCACCACCACAGCTACCAGGTATTACAGTAGCTGAAAATACATCTCTGCATTACAAGTCTGTCTATATAATTAGATGGTTTAACAACAGGTAGAGTTGGTCATGGGCTAAGTTTAGTTTTGATCACAGGAAGACCACTACATTAGCAGTTTCAATAATCCTGCCCTTAGGCCTGTATACAGCCCTGGAGTTCCTAAAAAGCCATGATTCATCACTTATCACTCAGGCATTCCTGCCCTTGGCAGAATGGAGCATAAGACAACAACTTAGTCATCAATTTAAATTTATCAGGAGAACTTTCTATAACTTTCCCATAAAACCACAGTCTGGCCAggcaaaaaatctttttaatgaaagaaattgATAAGTTTTTCCTCTATTGAAGTGTTCTCCTGTTTCCTTTAGAGTTCTTCTCCTGTCCTCTTTTACTTCAGTGTTAGAAGAATCAGATTCATCATATACCAAAGGCTTTAAGACATGcaataaaagaatatttaagaGCAAGATCCCACTCTAGATGTGCCTCATTCATAAGTTTTCAACTCACAGGGTTACCAGTTAGTGTTAAGATATTAGAATTGCAGTTCTGATAGTAATCTTCATCTCCTGTGGCCCTCCTTctccacctcccaccccagcaaaATACTGGGAAATAAGTGGGATATATACCAGCCttgatctgaagaaaaaaagatcagcgTTCAAAAGACATAATTTAGGAGACTTAGTAAAAGGTGCTACCATCCCAGTTTTCCAGCCAGAGATATCAAAACTGTTGACATTTTCTTCCCCACCTTTTTGGGTAGAAGAGCTGTCCCACTGCTCTCCAGGGCCACTAAGATCTACCTACTTATTTATGGCTAGCTACAGCATCCCACTGCTAAACAAGGACAGATGAACACAGAAGTTTAGACCAAGGTGGTAATCTCATTTTACCAGTCTAGTAGTCTATTTAGCTGACTGCAACCTATCCCCACCAAAATTAAGAAAGCCTATGCCGCTATGCCAAACCTCTAACCATCATAtacatcaggaagaaaaagcagggtTTTCAGCCTATACTTTCACAGAGCACAGGCCAAAGATCTCTGCAACACTGAGAATCTTCACCAACTTAGA contains:
- the ARL6IP5 gene encoding PRA1 family protein 3, whose translation is MEVQVAPLRAWDDFFPGSDRFARPDFKDISKWNNRVVSNLLYYQTNYLMVAAAVVSIVGFLSPLNMLIGGTVVVLVFMGFVWVSHNKDILRRLKKQYPTTFVVVIMLSSYFLISYLGDVMVFMFGITLPLLLMFVHASLRLRNIKNKLENKMEGIGLKKTPMGIILDALEQQEDSINKLADYISKVKE